gattttgtttgcaaaacgcaataactccactactttttatacattttagctgcgcagatgtggtaacattgttttttttcatcgggtgggtactgaaaatcgttgggtaggagttatttaaaaaaatggtgctttcgttgccactctctgaatgccatatcacacacaggaattgtttgaatttcacattccagttttttaattgttttttattgaaaattctcgattaaacataagttttttctataatttttcaattttttcaaataaaaagtacgttttttttgcagaaaaacaccaaaaaaaaaattttgcgttcaaaacgcaataacttttttttcttttcctcactgtgcttgcccaggtgaccaaaattttgaaattgagtggaaattttatttgtggcaccttcccctttcatttgacaccaatttcggaactcgaccccccacccttcccctcctgacaatttttcctaatttcccaaaaaaaacaaaaatggagttattgcgttttgctatccagctcctcaattatctaattttttttgactttttttctatatcacatttttaatacttaacattttctttttgttgcagGAAAATAAAACTATTGCTGCTGTTTACTACGAAACTTATTGCCCGGATAGTATAAAATTTATAACCACGCAACTTTATCCAACTTACGAAAAGCTGAATGGAACTTATTTCACACCTCATTTGCAACCTTTCGGTCGTGCTAATGTAAGTTTGATctttttaaacaatttattaattaggtaggtagtaggtacgtctacgtaagTATTCAAAACTTATGAATTCATCGTCCTTACTCGATGAAATTCAATTGGTAACTGACAAGGGAGTCTTTTGAGTCTGTGATATTTCATTGTAGATCAaattattctggagcctccaaaatttCGGTTTGGTTTTTGCTCTAAAATAGGCCTGCCTTTCCGAAAATTATTTGTTCTACCAATATTGAGGTTGGATTTCAGTTTTgggttgggtaatttttgaaaaatacgatgTTTGCGAAAATTTCAGTCCAAGGATACGTCTTGTGGTTTGATTTGAACCATTTCGAAAGAACGATTCCAGAGCAATTCTCGCCTTTTAGGAGCCTCCGGCGAGGTATTCATATCCTTCCAGTATTTTGGTTTGTCTTCTACACATGGCTGGAAGTGTCGAAATAACCGTTGGAGTAGCTCAACTTACTCGAATTCGTGATGCATTACCAAGTGCTAAAAAATGAGGGATTGGCATAAAGTCCgccaaaaattcgatttttgaaggGTTTTTAAAATGCACTTGagatatttttagtttttcctcTTTCGTAGCAGAAGggttcagaaaaatttctggtaaaaggGATTTGGATTCAAATGACTAAATACCTAtctattggtattttttgagaCAAAGATAAAATTCAAGGtgatgataaaataatatttttattacctatcaTGTATAGTTGatattcatcattttcattcagaaattaatttttttaatacgctGGTTTTAAAATAGATACTGAATTTTAGGCtcgaatttaatttaattattgaattttatttgatgtTAACTTTAGATAACAAATCTCCCAAACGGAACCCTGGCGTTTAGTTGCCAGCATGGAGAAAAAGAGTGCTATGGAAATAAAGTACACGCTTGTGTTTTGTATTTGAGCGCACCACTGTcatccaaattgaaatttgtcaattGCTCATTGGCACGAACTAATATGAAGACTGTCGACCCATACGCATATCCGATTGAAGAAGTAAGtgcaaattattattttcgtacTAATGATGTTGAGatgtaaacaataaacataGACCTGGAAGCCCGTGGAGCGCGGTCTCATAATTTctatttcatctcaaaattttaagacaaaattttcatttgaatattattgatgtaggattgtaggtacctatattaataTCTACGTATAGTAATGACTTTacttataataaaattattgatgaacCTCTTCGAggaaagtacatttttcaaaagaaccTATTTAATGTACCTAAGCTACCTATACTTCTGACTTCTTGTTTTACAATTCTCAGGAAGTAGGTAGCTAACGTTTTATTGAGCGGTCACCTAATATTCATgtcgaaaaatttatattttcctcACGAAAATGTAATTCGTAACCGGCACGTATTTATTTAGTTAATTCGGTCTGATTTCTCAAAATCACGTTCACAAACGCGAATCATGGACTTCCAAGTATCACTgacttcataaaaaatttcaataaaaatcaaacattaaatcattagtgcaatttttttcaaatgtgaacgACAATTTGTATTCTGTCATTAAACAAGTAATGTTTTCCATGAAAAAGTGATTATTCTTAAGTCACGGCAAACCAATTGTGAATGACTCATTTGCCTATAGGTACTATTCATtttatatatgtaggtaataaattattacaaaaattaaatattgaatctttttattcaaatttaaaaaaaaataagattgaggatttgttttgaaagtttttttttgaaaaaaaaactacgcgAGAGCAGTGATAATGCAGgattaatattcaaaatttacaacttgaATTTACAAATTTCTGTACCTCTAcaagtaattttgtaaatttttagtaagtattatgtaggtactgacttatttttgatttgtttttttcattggaCGTTTTTGACACAATAGGGTCACATTTACCCCACTTCTCTTTCTGTCTTTCTTAGCTGATTAGCTGTGCTGGAAATTTTACTAGCTTGTGCACCTGCATTTATCATGTAGGTATATTGTATACCTatttaaacttgaattattCGAATGTTTCAGTGTGCTACTGAATCATCGCTCAATGTTCAAGATATCAAAAGTTGTTTGGGGAATACCAACTTGACTGATAGTTTATTGTCGGCTTATGGAGCTGAAACCAAGAAATATCCTATTCCTAGTTTCccattcatcattttcaatcaaGTACGTGTTTAACGAGAtgagttttttcaataaaatctgCTTGTAAAAtgagtacatatttatttaataATCGTACTTAATGTACTCTACTTGTTTTCAGAAATTCGACGCAGCTTTGTCCAAAGAAAGTGAACAGGATTTCGCTTCCGTGATCTGCAAAAATTACATCCCCGCCAACGACACCAAAACAGCTAACGTATGCAAACCTCCAAACAGCTCTGCAACTACTTTGGCATTCACCGCATTTCCAGTCATCGTTGTTACATTCTTATTCTCCAAATTGTACTAAACCGTGTTTTTTCGCCAGTACTAATATCAAACCACCTTATTTTCATGTTGTAAGATGTGCGTTTACGTTGCTTTATCAAACGTTTTAATCAAAAGATACATCGTTGTGccatttaataatttcaaaaataccttaCCTAAACTATCTTACgagtaaaatcataaaatgatgCATTCCTCCGTTCGTGTAGGTGTtacattttcaaatatgtatcgttttcaaaattttgtgatacgtgtaaaatttgtttttaaaaattccaaacactgttttgtttttagaaaaatcttcaaaattttactatggCATTTGCTCCCGAGTGATCGTTATCTCTTTccttgatttttgttttctcatgCTAAAGATTGCATTTTAATTTCTGTATTAGCTTGTTACGCTGTATTTAATTCATAAAAGTTATTTGTTCTTTGTATGTTCCATTTTATCGAATAAGAATTGAGTATGTATTAAAAATCATCATGATTACGAtaagtttgtaattttataaaagtATTCTTAATTCATTTACTGTATGCATTAGATTATATTTATGAGATATTAGCCTTATAATTTAATATTAAGCTTGAACCATTTTCAAATctgatttaaatttaattatcatAACTATTAATTATTTGCACGTAGTGTTTGGTTTGAATAATTGATAACGTTCTCGAATGATATCTTATGAGCATCTTTCTTGAATTTTCTGCAGTATACAATATATAGATACTCGATCGAAAATACAATGTGTGAGTTTAATTGTTTATTGTTTGaatcaaataatttcatatgctgatattaaataattttctgatattatttattatattttttttaaaatcgtggGTACTGAAGTtatataagtacatatctacctatcattattttgtaatttagtCAAGcgtaatttgtaatttataattagcgttgttttttttttttttttattgtttgatgGAACTTGTGATACTTTTGTAGAACTTAGAGCTATGTTTTAACTTCTATATCATTTGTCACattacctatattatattttacaaaattatatcaaatcgtgtattttttctcgCTTGCATAtctacctaaaaaaaagtgtcattcgATTATTAGAAATTGTTCAATCAAGAGAAAAGTGATtccataattttgtaaaataaacaaaaaatacctaatcaaattatttctgaaattatttttatacctactaaatAATTCAACATGAATAACGAATAAAAATGATTGATATGAACTTATGGCTAAAAATAcaacttattgaatttttattatctacataggtacctacttacctggtcaatttagaaaaaagtattcattttctttgaaaaattgaatcagaaaACGAAGGAGTTCTCCCATAATATCAATAACACAATTTCTTTGTGAGTAGATAAGggatgaaaatttacaaaaatctaaaattaccCATACTTGTTAAAAGAGTTTGGTGTAGAGAAAATACCATTCGATTGATGGATGTTGATTATACTTCTCTATCTCATCTTTCACCATGCATTAGGTTCATACGAGTATACGCCACATCCTATATCCATAAAATGGAAATCGAAGAAGTCAAATTTCTCGATCACCTACGGTCACAGTTATTTTACGTTTTACTcgcagttttgaaattttaaatattaaaattcggattattgaatttaattttaattgaattttcgaaaaagtaaaatcaaacgaaaaaattaagataaaagaaattttttccatattgaTTTCTGTGTGGTTTCATTACTAATCAAGTAATCATTATGCTATGCATGAAAATGAGCTCTATAATTCATCagcatttatttgaaaataataacagTTGCAGGTAAATcttatttcatttgaaattttgaatatttgagaaGCATTAAAGTTACATGAAGTATAAAATCAAAGTAAgctgacaattttttgttgttagaataaattgttttatttgtttACCTATCTAAAACGACTGCTACATTGCTAACGTCCACTATCAAAACAACGTTAAGGACAGGATTAAAATGAACCTCCtaagttgtttttgaaaaagtttgatacATAGAAAGTATTTCACTTTCGATGATTCAGTAAAAATCGTGtgtagttgtttttttcaattttatcttcgAAATTTGTGATGATTGTACAATATATACTATTACTTATGCTTGTATCTTTATTGAtaatttgatacaaaaaaaaaacatctgaaTTTCTGAATCACTTAAACAACGGGTTAATATTGGTTAAACGAATAAAAGAATTTGTAtgtaaatattcatttttgaaatgtgagtAACTAACatcttcaaattttcgattaagTAGTATGATTATTGTAGTTTGaaatattatatgtacatatgttcCAATGTAAGATTGTTcagaaaatacacaaaaatgtaTTCGTACAAGAATACGAAATGATCATTTCATAGTCGGCGTTGAAGAGCACCGAAAACAGAAATATTTAATATACAATCATATGATCAAtacttcaataaaaatgatgaggTGCTGTACCTTAagattaggtataggtaggtactaggtagctaaTAAAATCAACTAATTTGTatgtaaaacatttttgtagatTTACGCCTTTCAGTTTATAATCTGGCAACTTCTTTCACTTGACTGCGTGACTCTCCATAACGAAAACGTTCTCGAGTGGGTGAGCGGAGAAGAAGAGGAGCTGAAAGAAGTAAATTGTCTTATTtaccaacaaatttttaattttttgaaaaaattaagtaatctGACTTAtaattatgctgaaaaaattactctcaaAAGGAGGTCCGTTCCCATATATTTACTACCAGTGAAAATTATTCCTCATCTACTGAACGCTGGgtaatctcaattttaaaaatatgtttcaattaAGTTGagtagaataaaattttatttgcccTAGAGTTTCCATTGGCTCTTTTCGTGAGTAAAAGCCTCTAAAAGGCATACATATTTGTATGTACCGTAACTTTTTGCAATTtgcttttcaaataaaattcgaatGTGTAGGTattcttaaaattaattttgttgaatCCCTGTtcgagtggaaaaaattgacgtaaTCTTCAATTCATTAATCTAATTAGTCGATGGTACAGCATTTCAAATATTAATTACAAGCGTGATTACAACAAATTCGTTCATGTATCGCTGTTTTAAACGCTAGatagcacattttttttcattttatctgcGAGTGAACTGTGAAGTGCGATAtcaatttccttcaaaaatgttgaattttttttgttgacgaTCATGAGGTTATTAGTATTACGCACAGCTTCGGTTATTATAATTTAGATTTTCGTTACTAGGGATTTCGGAAGATGGTTTTGTTTCCTCACGCTGATTGCTCAGTTCCCCGAGTGCTCAAATACGCGTTTTTATTCCTTaactagaaaataaaaaactgatttcgagtaattttgttCTTTCTTATAATTTGTCGTGATCTCGAGAATCAAATGTACCCAGTTGGATAAAGTAAGTACTACATATTACGTAAccatactaaaaaatttcaagcccgGTAGTACTGGGCAGTGGGCAACAAAGTAAGATTGTATCATTTCCAAACAGAAATCGAACGTAGAAATTTAGTTAGGTatttatttaaatgaaattttctcaagtgTCCCACTATCGTTCTGATGcgtcggaaaattttttttaaatgacgaaATTTTTACACACGATTCTTACCTGCATAGagcatttacaaaattgttgCGTTTCTCTGCCGTTCACTACGTGGAGGACAACTCTCCAGCGCTACTATTGATGCATgctattttcttcacaaaaatgcaattttttcgattgttcgcgagttcgggtgaatttttatgtggtctcaaattaaagacaatgaaattccctatcgattgatgttaaatacttaaattttaatcatttcgcGTGAAAATAACGATTTATAATATGAACACTTCCATTTACCGATTTTTGCATACT
The sequence above is a segment of the Planococcus citri chromosome 3, ihPlaCitr1.1, whole genome shotgun sequence genome. Coding sequences within it:
- the LOC135838508 gene encoding GILT-like protein 1 — protein: MYFKFVFLTVLSHLICICTAAENENKTIAAVYYETYCPDSIKFITTQLYPTYEKLNGTYFTPHLQPFGRANITNLPNGTLAFSCQHGEKECYGNKVHACVLYLSAPLSSKLKFVNCSLARTNMKTVDPYAYPIEECATESSLNVQDIKSCLGNTNLTDSLLSAYGAETKKYPIPSFPFIIFNQKFDAALSKESEQDFASVICKNYIPANDTKTANVCKPPNSSATTLAFTAFPVIVVTFLFSKLY